A part of Variovorax sp. HW608 genomic DNA contains:
- a CDS encoding tyrosinase family protein yields MVTAPQTVRVRKSVLTLGQKGDDLDWYGQAVAKLRARPLQDPTSWRYLAAVHGYPGHAADPFAQSGEKLPSGADQASFWNQCQHQSWFFLSWHRGYLACFEEIVAAAVVDAGGPTGWALPYWNYSATSAHSSELPAAFRNQHDSHGNPNPLWVAGRHMPTPTTALPPAHVDLGALLHSPFQGTAGGGDPGFGGVKTGFSHFGGTNGRLENLPHNAVHVDVAGLMSDPDTAALDPIFWLHHANIDRLWEVWIHRDPSFTNPVLKSWLSGTSFQLHDAKGKIVKFNSGQMRDTLKVRHGYKYDDISDPFHVPVAAAAVAASATGSGVTAGSPQATQLVAATPAAVPLGNAATRAQVAFNQAARLAAVASVPGRPVRAYLNLENVRGAAAPRNYEVYVDVPTPPTAGATGVERKPLLAGHLSTFGVRKASSPAGKHGGTGITTVIEISNLIEQLHRERNWDGAHLEVTFVPSGPEVAPPVGAPGQVEVGRVSVYYG; encoded by the coding sequence ATGGTCACCGCTCCCCAGACCGTGCGAGTTAGGAAGAGCGTACTGACGCTGGGCCAAAAGGGAGATGACCTCGACTGGTACGGACAGGCCGTCGCAAAGCTGCGCGCACGGCCCTTGCAGGATCCGACGAGCTGGAGATACCTGGCCGCGGTTCATGGCTATCCCGGACATGCGGCGGATCCCTTCGCCCAGTCCGGCGAGAAGCTGCCGTCGGGCGCGGATCAGGCTTCCTTCTGGAACCAGTGTCAGCACCAAAGCTGGTTCTTCCTTTCCTGGCACCGAGGGTATCTTGCGTGCTTCGAGGAAATCGTTGCGGCGGCCGTGGTGGATGCGGGCGGCCCAACGGGATGGGCACTTCCCTACTGGAACTACAGCGCGACGAGCGCCCATTCGAGTGAATTGCCGGCTGCATTCCGCAATCAACACGACAGCCACGGCAATCCCAATCCGCTTTGGGTGGCTGGACGCCACATGCCCACTCCGACGACGGCATTGCCGCCGGCCCATGTGGACCTCGGCGCGCTGCTGCATTCGCCCTTCCAGGGAACGGCTGGGGGTGGGGACCCCGGCTTCGGCGGCGTGAAGACCGGGTTCAGCCACTTCGGCGGCACCAATGGGCGCCTGGAGAACCTGCCTCACAACGCGGTGCACGTGGATGTGGCCGGACTCATGAGCGACCCCGATACGGCGGCGCTCGACCCGATATTCTGGTTGCATCACGCCAACATCGATCGGCTTTGGGAGGTCTGGATCCATCGTGATCCCAGCTTCACCAATCCCGTGCTGAAGAGCTGGCTGAGCGGAACGTCCTTCCAACTGCACGATGCGAAGGGCAAAATCGTGAAGTTCAACTCGGGGCAGATGCGGGACACGCTCAAGGTACGTCATGGGTACAAATACGACGACATCAGCGATCCCTTCCATGTGCCAGTGGCTGCGGCTGCGGTTGCGGCCAGCGCGACGGGGTCCGGTGTGACGGCCGGCTCGCCGCAAGCCACGCAGCTCGTCGCGGCGACGCCCGCTGCCGTACCTCTGGGCAATGCAGCGACACGAGCCCAGGTGGCATTCAACCAGGCGGCGAGACTTGCGGCCGTGGCCAGCGTGCCCGGTCGTCCCGTGCGGGCCTACCTGAATCTGGAAAACGTCAGGGGAGCAGCCGCACCTCGTAACTACGAGGTGTATGTGGACGTGCCGACGCCGCCGACGGCGGGCGCCACTGGCGTGGAGAGAAAGCCATTGCTTGCTGGCCATCTAAGCACCTTCGGCGTGCGCAAGGCGTCGAGTCCGGCCGGCAAGCACGGTGGGACCGGCATCACCACCGTGATCGAGATCTCGAACCTGATCGAGCAGCTGCATCGGGAGCGCAACTGGGACGGCGCCCACTTGGAGGTGACCTTCGTGCCGAGCGGTCCCGAAGTCGCCCCACCCGTCGGCGCTCCCGGGCAGGTCGAAGTCGGGCGGGTCAGCGTCTACTACGGTTAG
- a CDS encoding TonB-dependent receptor, producing the protein MLAASVSSWAQSSVTADAPTLGTVTVTDQAEIQGRDQLQTTRTNIGRGTQDIRDIPQSLNVITEKLMNDAKLDTLKEALHYSAGITFAATENGTDQDIRLRGFPVATVGDLLIDGMRDPSQYDRDTFNLDRVEVLRGSASMIFGRGSTGGVINQVSKKPLLADQTDVVGTVGSRGFYRTTIDMNKRVGEDSAFRINAMWNKADNGGAKIDKYGVAPSYSWGIGTRDEFSVGLFYLDVDNVPMSGQRYLANGTVANGVAQSTIPNISPGSFYGAASDYLRGKAQYGNGAWTHTFDDGGQVRTQFRSGTFERSQWGTTASFCNSAPIVNGNSVTCRTPTNAANLSPLTYVYRNGLAPRSDEYKGTYLQSDYSNTFNWGGLKHEVLTGVDWADESAGRFGAFGTVGTNFFKGITRVGLPNDGYSATLSPTYRKTSDYSANNYGVYFQDLVQIAPDWKLLGGIRWDDFSGDFHQISYANTNAIVPSAVAKTSMSDSVWSYRAGVLYQPSATQSYHLSYSTSFNTAADTYQYVTPQNANTPPEESRNIELGAKLDWLGGKLSTRAALFRTEKYNERTTDSDFAGDSYLLSGKRHSQGLELEVVGRLTPQWEVYGSYAYIPDAKIDKAGSTQANIVGSRVGLTPKHSGAVWVSYQATPKFRVASGIRGASQNRPLQGTTGAASTTVYVPGYVVGDLMFEYKFTPDVYAQLNVTNITNRLYGDQLYPGFVIAGAQRTYQATVGVRF; encoded by the coding sequence ATGCTGGCCGCCTCGGTCAGCAGCTGGGCGCAATCGAGCGTGACCGCCGATGCGCCGACGCTCGGCACCGTGACGGTGACCGACCAGGCCGAGATCCAGGGTCGCGACCAGCTCCAGACCACCCGCACCAACATCGGCCGCGGCACGCAGGACATCCGCGACATCCCGCAGTCGCTGAACGTCATCACCGAAAAGCTGATGAACGACGCCAAGCTCGACACGCTGAAGGAAGCCCTGCACTACTCGGCGGGCATCACCTTCGCCGCGACCGAGAACGGCACCGACCAGGACATCCGCCTGCGCGGCTTCCCGGTCGCGACGGTGGGCGACCTGCTGATCGACGGCATGCGCGATCCGTCGCAGTACGACCGCGACACCTTCAACCTCGACCGCGTCGAAGTGCTGCGCGGCTCGGCCTCGATGATCTTCGGCCGCGGCTCCACCGGCGGCGTGATCAACCAGGTCAGCAAGAAGCCGCTGCTCGCCGACCAGACCGACGTCGTCGGCACCGTCGGTTCGCGCGGGTTCTACCGCACGACGATCGACATGAACAAGCGCGTCGGCGAAGACTCGGCCTTCCGCATCAACGCGATGTGGAACAAGGCCGACAACGGCGGCGCCAAGATCGACAAGTACGGCGTCGCGCCTTCGTACAGCTGGGGCATCGGCACGCGCGACGAGTTCAGCGTCGGCCTGTTCTATCTCGACGTGGACAACGTGCCCATGTCCGGCCAGCGCTATCTCGCCAACGGCACTGTCGCCAACGGCGTGGCGCAGAGCACCATCCCCAACATTTCACCAGGCAGCTTCTACGGCGCGGCGAGCGACTACCTGCGCGGCAAGGCGCAGTACGGCAACGGCGCGTGGACCCATACCTTCGACGACGGCGGCCAGGTGCGCACGCAGTTCCGCAGCGGCACTTTCGAGCGCTCGCAGTGGGGCACCACGGCAAGCTTCTGCAACTCGGCGCCGATCGTGAACGGCAACAGCGTGACCTGCCGCACCCCCACCAACGCGGCCAACCTCTCGCCGCTCACCTACGTGTACCGCAATGGCCTCGCGCCGCGCAGCGACGAGTACAAGGGCACCTACCTGCAGAGCGACTACAGCAACACCTTCAACTGGGGCGGACTGAAGCATGAGGTGTTGACCGGCGTCGACTGGGCGGACGAATCGGCCGGCCGCTTCGGCGCCTTCGGCACCGTCGGCACCAACTTCTTCAAGGGCATCACGCGCGTCGGCCTGCCCAACGACGGCTACTCCGCCACGCTCTCGCCGACCTACCGCAAGACCAGCGACTACTCGGCGAACAACTACGGCGTCTACTTCCAGGACCTGGTGCAGATCGCGCCCGACTGGAAGCTGCTCGGCGGCATCCGCTGGGACGACTTCAGCGGCGACTTCCACCAGATCAGCTACGCGAACACCAACGCCATCGTGCCGAGCGCGGTCGCGAAGACGAGCATGTCGGACTCGGTGTGGAGCTACCGCGCCGGCGTGCTCTACCAGCCCTCGGCCACGCAGTCCTACCACCTGTCGTACAGCACCTCGTTCAACACCGCGGCCGACACCTACCAGTACGTGACGCCGCAGAACGCGAACACGCCGCCGGAAGAAAGCCGCAACATCGAGCTCGGCGCCAAGCTCGACTGGCTGGGCGGCAAGCTCTCGACCCGCGCCGCGCTGTTCCGCACCGAGAAGTACAACGAGCGCACCACCGACTCCGACTTCGCGGGCGACAGCTACCTGCTGTCGGGCAAGCGGCACTCGCAGGGCCTGGAGCTCGAAGTCGTCGGCCGTCTCACGCCGCAGTGGGAGGTCTATGGCTCGTACGCCTACATCCCGGACGCCAAGATCGACAAAGCCGGCAGCACGCAGGCGAACATCGTCGGCTCGCGCGTCGGCCTGACGCCCAAGCACAGCGGCGCGGTGTGGGTCAGCTACCAGGCGACGCCGAAGTTCCGCGTGGCCAGCGGCATCCGCGGCGCCTCGCAGAACCGACCGCTGCAGGGCACGACGGGCGCGGCTTCGACGACGGTCTACGTTCCGGGCTACGTGGTGGGCGATCTCATGTTTGAATACAAGTTCACCCCGGACGTCTACGCCCAGCTCAACGTGACCAACATCACCAACAGGCTGTACGGCGACCAGCTCTATCCGGGCTTCGTGATCGCCGGCGCGCAGAGGACCTACCAGGCGACCGTCGGCGTGCGTTTCTGA